Part of the Streptomyces antimycoticus genome, CGAGCAGCATGCCCACGCCCTCGCCCCACCCCGTGCCGTCCGCCGCCCCGGCGAACGCCTTGCACCGACCGTCCGGGGCCAGCCCGCGCTGGCGCGAGAACTCCACGAAAGTGCTGGGCGTCGCCATCACCGTCACGCCGCCCGCGAGCGCCAGCGAACACTCGCCCCGCCGCAGCGCCTCACTCGCCAGATGCAACGCCACCAGCGAGGACGAACACGCCGTGTCCACGGTCAGGGCGGGGCCTTCCAGACCCAGCGCGTAGGCGATACGACCGGACATCACGCTGGTCGCGGCGCCGGTCAGGGCGTACCCCTCGTCCGATGCCGAGGGATAGCCCTGGGCCCAGCCGCCGATGAAGACACCGGTCCTGCTGGATCGCAGGGAGGTCGGCGCCATCCTGGCGCGCTCGAAGACCTGCCACGCCGACTCCAGCAGCAGTCGCTGCTGGGGGTCCATCGCCAGCGCCTCACGCGGGGAGATGCCGAAGAGTTCCGGGTCGAACTCCGCGGCGTCGTAGAGGAATCCGCCCGTACGCGCATAGCTGGTGCCGGGCCGGTCGGGATCCGGGTCGTACAGCGCGTCCGCGTTCCAGCCGCGGTCGTCGGGGAAGTCGCAGAGCACTTCCCGGCCCTCACTGACGACCCGCCACAAGTCCTCGGGGATTGGATGTCCCCCGGGAAACGGCAGCTCATCGCGATGATGGCGATCGGCTCGTCGAAGGCCACCGCGTCGACGGGCACAGCCTCCTCGGCGGTGGGCACCGCGAGGGAGCCCGACCGGTCGCCGCCGAGCAGTTCCGAGCACAGCAGGTCGGCAACGGCCCGACAGCTCGGATGGTCGAACAACAAGGTGGCCGGGAGACGCAGTCCCGTACTCATGTTCAGCCGGGTCCGCAGCTCGACCGCCATCAGCGAGTCGAAGCCCAGTTGCCGGAAGGGCACCGTCGGGTCGATAGCCGCCGAGTCGCGATGCCCCAGGAGTTCGGCCGCATGCTCCCGTACCAGATCCACCAGCATCCGGTCCTGATCGGCCACGGGCACCCCGGCCAGTCGCCTCCGCAATCCGGTGAGGTCGCCTGCCTCCGCCAGGGCGCCGGAGCTCTTTCGCAGCTGTGGCAGATCGCTCAGCAGGGGGCTGGGCCGCCCGGCCATGAAGGCCGGGCCGAAGGTCTCCCAGTCGACGTCCGCGATGACCGGGCAGGGCTCGTCCGATCCGACGACGTGGCGCAGTGCGGCGACGGCCGACTCCGGCCGCATCGGGCGCAGGCCGATGCGGCTCAGCCGCTCCTCTTCCTCGGGCGCGAGGCTGCTACCCCAGGTGCCCCATCCGATCGAGGTGGCCGGTAGGCCGCGTGCCCGGCGCCGCTGTGCCAAACCGTCGAGCAGGGCGTTCGCCGCCGCGTAACCGGCCTGGCCGGCGCCGCCCCAGACCGCCGCTGCCGAGGAGAAGAGGACGAACGCCTCCAGCGACGCATGGTCGAGCAGCTCGTCCAGGTGCAGGGCGCCGGTGACCTTGGCGTCGAAGACGGCGGCGTACTCGTCGAGATCCGCGTCGATCGCACCGCCGAAGCGCACGGTTCCCGCGAGATGGACCACGGCGGTGAGGTCCGGCACCGACGCCAGCACCTCGGCGAGAGCGGCCCGGTCGGTCACATCGCAGGCCATCATGGTCACTCGTACGCCGAGCGCGGTCAGTTCCTCTTCCAGCGCGGCCGCCCCTGGGGCCTGCGGGCCGCGACGGCCGAGCAGCACCAGGTGCTCCGCGCCTGCCTGTGCCAGCCACCGTGCCACCTGTGCGCCCAGCGCTCCGGTACCTCCGGTGATCAGAACCGTGCCGTGCGGGCGCCATGCGTCGGCCGGTCCGGTCGTGGCCGCCGGTTCCAGCCTTCGGCCCAGGGCCGCCGAGGGCCGCACAGCGACCTGGTCCTCGCCGACCGTCTCGGCGAGCACGGCGACGAACCTCCGCGCCACCTGCGCGTCCCACTGTGTGGGCAGGTCGATCAGGCCACCCCAGTGCGCGGATCGCTCCAGCCCGGCCACCCGTCCGAATCCCCATATCGCCGCCTGGGCGGGGCTGGGTTCCGGATCCCCCGGCAGGGCCGCGACGGCCGACCGGGTGACACACCACAGCGGCGCCTCGACCTCGGCGGCGGTGAGCGCACACAGCAGCTCGACAGTGTGCGCCATCCCCTGGGACAGGGCCCGACGCGTCGGATGCGGACGCTCGTCGAGGGCCAGGAACGAGACGACACCGGAGATGTCATCGGCTCCCACCGCATCCGTCAGCAGCCCGGTCAGGCTCTGACGCGCCGCGTCGTGCGGCACCTGGAGGGTACGGACCCGCGCGCCACCCTGCTCGGCCAGCGCCCGGGCACCGGCCATGGCCCACTCGTCCCCTTCGGGGACCACCGCCAGCCATGTGCCCGGCAGGGTCGGGGTGTCCATCCCGGGCAGTGGCTTCCAGGTGATCCGGTATCGCCACGCGGCCGCGGCGGACTCGGCAGTGTCCGCCCCAAGCCAGAACGGTTCTCGTTGGAAGGCGTACGTCGGCAGCTCGACGGGCGAGACACCGGCGAAGAGCGGTCGCCAGTCGACTCGGACACCGCGCACATGGAGCTCGGCCAGGTGGCTCAGGAAACGCTGGATCGTGCCGTCGTCGCGGCGCAGCGATCCGGTGGTGAGGATCGGGATGTCGGTGGCGTCGGCGGTGTCCTGGATACCGATGGTCAGCACCGGATGCGGGCTCGCCTCGACGAACACCGTGTGCCCGAGCTCCAGCAGCCCCTCGATCGTGGACCGGAACTCCACGGTCTCGCGCAGATTCCGGTACCAGTACCCGGCATCCAGCTCCGCGGTATCCATCAGCCGCCCGGTCACCGTCGAGTAGAACGGCACCCGCCCGACACGCGGTTCCACGCCCGCCAGAGCCTCCGCCAGCTCTTCCCGGATCTCCTCCACCTGCGCCGAGTGCGAGGCGTAATCCACCGGAATCCGCTTGGCCTCCGGGAACTCCACCAGCACCGCCTCCAGCACGTCGTCCGGACCGGACACCACCGTCGAGGCCGGGCCGTTCACCGCCGCCACCGACAACCCCGGACGGTCACGGAGCCGATCAGCCGCCACCGGAACCGATACCATCCCACCCCGACCCGACAGGGCCAGCAACGCCTTGCTGCGCAAGGCCACCACCCGCGCCCCATCCTCCAGCGACAGACCACCCGCCACACACGCCGCCGCAATCTCACCCTGCGAATGACCCACCACCGCCGACGGCACCACACCGTACGAACGCCACAACTCCGCCAACGACACCATCACCGCCCACAACACCGGCTGCACCACATCCACCCGACCCAGCGCCACCTCATCACCCAACACATCCCACAACGACCACTCCACCAACGGAGCCAACGCATCCGCACACTCACCCAACCGCCGCGCAAACACCGGCGAGGACTCCATCAACTCCAACGCCATCCCAGCCCACTGCGACCCCTGCCCCGGGAAGACGAACACCACGTCTCCGGATGCTCCGGTGCCCCGTACCACTCCGGGCACGGGCATCCCGTCGGCCACCGCGTCCAGACCGCCCAGCAACTCGTCGTAGTCAGCCCCCACGACCACCGCGCGGTGCGACAACGTCGTACGTGTCGATGCCAGCGACCATCCCACCTCTGCCGGCGTGGAACGGGGACCGCGCGCCATGAACGCGCGGAGCCGCTCGGCCTGCGCCCGTAACCCCGCCTCGCCCTGACCCGACAACACCCAGGCGACCGCCCCGGCTTCGGGGCCACCTTCCCCGATGGGATCGGTCGGCTGGGCCGTCTGGGGGCTTGCTCCAGGATGACGTGCGCGTTGGTGCCGCTCACTCCGAACGACGAGACGCCCGCTCGGCGCGGACCACCGGCCGTGGGCCACGGCATTGCCTCGGTGAGCAGCTCAACCCCGCCGCCGGACCAGTCGACGTGTGGCGACGGCGCATCCACGTGCAGTGTTCGCGGCAGCACGCCGTGGCGCATCGCCATCACCATCTTGATCACACCGGCCACACCCGCCGCCGCCTGCGTATGACCGATATTGGACTTCACCGAGCCCAGCAGCAGTGGCCGCTCCGGCGCCCGGTCCTGACCGTAGGTGGCCAGCAATGCCTGGGCCTCGATGGGATCACCCAGCGTCGTACCCGTGCCGTGCGCCTCCACGGCGTCCACATCCGACGCCACCAGCCCCGCGCCGGCCAGCGCTTGGCGGATCACTCGCTGCTGCGACGGACCATTCGGCGCCGTCAGCCCATTCGACGCACCATCCTGATTCACCGCCGAACCCCGCACCACCGCCAACACCCGATGCCCAAGACGCTCGGCGTCCGACAGTCGCTCGACCACCAGCATTCCGACGCCTTCGGCCCATCCTGTGCCGTCCGCCGCCGCCGCGAACGCCTTGCACCGCCCGTCCGCGGCCAGCCCCCGCTGACGGGAGAACTCCACGAACATCGCCGGTGTGGCCATCACCGTCACTCCGCCCGCCAAGGCCAGCGAGCACTCGCCCGCCCTCAGCGACTGCGCTGCCAGATGCAATGCCACCAGCGACGAAGAGCATGCCGTGTCCACGGTGACCGCCGGGCCTTCGAGGCCCAGGGTGTAGGACACCCGGCCCGAGGCCACGCTCGCCGCGGTGCCGGTCAGCCGATAGCCCTCGGCCGCCTCTCCGGCATCCGCCGCGTAGCCGGCCGACGAGGCTCCGATGAACACACCTGTGCCACTGCCCTTGAGGTGCCCCGCGGGGATCCCCGCCTGTTCCAACGCCTCCCACGCCGTCTCCAGCAGCAGCCGCTGCTGCGGGTCCATCGCCGCGGCCTCGCGCGGGGAGATGCCGAAGAAACCCGCGTCGAACTCGGCGGCGTCGTACAGGAATCCGCCGTCGCGTGCGTACGAGGTACCGGGGTGGTCGGGGTCGGGGTGGTAGAGGCCATCGAGATCCCAGCCCCGGTCGGACGGAAAGCCGGAGATGGCGTCTTCGCCGTCGGCCACGATCCGCCAGAGATCCTCCGGCGAGTGCACCCGGCCGGGGAACCGGCAGCCCATGCCCACGATCACCACCGGATCGCCACTGTCGGGCGTCGGCTCCGGCGCGGACACGGTCCGCTCGTCCACCCCGCCGTGGAGCCTGCGGTGCAGATGCTCGGCGAGCGCGGCGGGCGTCGGATAGTCGAACAACAAGGTGCTGGGTAGCGGGAGGGCGGTCGCCTCGCCCAGCCGTTCGCACAGCTCGACGGCGGTGATCGAGTCGAACCCCAGTTGCTTGAAGGTTCGCTCGGCGCCGATGGCCGCCACCGACTCGTATCCGAGCACGACGGCCGCGTGCGCCCGGACCATGCCGAGCACCTCGCCACCGCTCCGGCCCAGGTCCGAACCCTCAGGTCCGGAAGTGTCCTCGGGCCTTGAAGTGACCGCAGGTCCGTAAGTGTCCTCAGGCTCGGAGAGAACCGCAGGTCCGGAGGTGATCGCAGGTGCGGGCGTGGCCCCGCCCTCGGGGCCGGACACGGAAAACCAGTACGACTGCCGCTGGAAGGCGTACGTGGGCAGCGGAATCCGCCGCCCCCCGGACACCAGCGGGTCCCATACCACCTGGGCGCCCGAGACATACAGCTCGGCCAGCGCGGTGACCAGGGCCAGTGGCTCGGGCCGGTCACGGCGGAGCGTGCCCACCAGCGTCCCGGGCCTGGTCAGGCAGTCGCGGGCCAGGGTGGTGAGCGCCCTGTCCGGGCCCAGCTCCACGATGGTGGTGACGCCCTCGTCTTCCAGCGCGCGAATGCCGTCCAGGAAACGTACGGTACGGCGGACATGCCGTATCCAGTACTCCGGGGAACACAGCTCTTCCGCCGTGGCACGGCTGCCGGTCACATTCGAGATGAGCGGTATCCGCGGCGGCCGGTACGTGAGGCTCTCGGCGATATGCCGAAGCTCGTCCAGGACGGGGTCCAGATGCGGCGAATGGAAGGCGTGGCTGGTCCGGAGCCGCTTCGTTCTGCGTCCGCGGTGGGTCCACTCCGCCGCGAGGTCGAGTACGGCGCGCTCATCCCCCGAGATCACCGTGGCGGTCGGCCCGTTGACCGCGGCCACGCAGATCCGGGCGCTGTCGTCCGCTGCCTCGCCCGTCATGAGGGTCCGGGTGACCTCGTCCTCGGTCGCTTCGAGCAGGACCATGGCGCCCGGTTCCGTCACGGCCTGCATCAGTCGGCCGCGGGCGGCGACGAAGGCGGCGGCGTCCGCCAGCGACAGCACACCGGCGACATGGGCGGCGCTCACTTCGCCGAGGGAGTGACCGATCAGCACGTCCGGTACGAGCCCGAAGTCCTCGAGCAGCCGGAAGAGCGCCACCTCCACCGCGAAGAGTCCGGCCTGGGCGTACAGCGTCTGGTCGAGCAGCTGGGCGTCGTCGCCGTGGATGACGTCCCGAAGGGGACGGTCGAGGTGTGCGTCCAGCGCCGTGCACACGGCGTCGAGCGCTTCGGCGAACACGGGGAAGGCGGCGCTGAGTTCGCGTCCCATGCCGAGCCGCTGGGATCCCTGGCCGGCGAAGGCGAAGGCGAGCCTGCCCGCCCTCGCCGTGCCGGTCACCAGGCCGGGAGCCGTGCCGCCTTCGGCGAGCGTGTCCAGGCCGGGTGCCGTGGCGGTGGCCTCCCCGGCGATGAGCACCGCACGGTGTTCGAAGGTGGTTCGGGTGGTGGCGAGGGAGAAGGCGAGGTCGGTGAGGTTCGGCGACCGTTCCAGATACGGCCGTAGCCGTACCGCCTGGTCCCGGAGCGCGTCCGCGGTCGACGCCGACAGCGCGAGCGGGACCGGAAGGGAGACAGGGGCAGGGACCGGAACCGGGCTCGGGAGGACCCCGGGCTCCGGGTCCGCGGAGGCGTGGGAGGGGACCTGGGCGGGTGGTTCGGCAACCACCACATGGCAGTTGGTGCCGCCCATCCCGAACGAGCTGACGCCGGCGACCAGGCGGTGGTCCGCCTTCGGCCACTCCCCCGGTGCCAGGCGCATTTCCAGGTTGAGCTCGCCCAGGGGGATGCGGGGATTCGGCGTGCGGTGATGAAGACTGGCCGGCAGTTGACGGTGGTGGATGGCCAGTGCCGTCTTCAGCAGTCCGGCGATACCGGCGGCGGCTTCGAGGTGGCCGATGTTGGTCTTCACCGAACCCAGCTGCACCGGCCCCGTCCCGGTCCGGCCGAAGACGGCACCCAGGGCCGCCGCCTCGACCGGGTCGCCGAGCGCCGTTCCGGTGCCGTGCAGTTCCACGTACTGCACCGCGCCGGGTGAGACCGCGGCCCGCCGCTGGGCCAGCCGGAGCACCTCTTGCTGACCACGGGGGTCGGGAGCGGTGAGCGAGGTACCGCCGCCGTCGTTGTTGACCGCGCTGCCCTCGATCACGCAGTAGACGGTGTCGCCGTCGGCGAGGGCGTCGGACAGCGGTTTCAGGACGACGATGCCACCGCCCTCGCCCCGCACATAGCCATTGGCGCGGGCGTCGAAGGTGAAGCAGCGGCCGTCCGGGGAGAGCGCGCCGAACGCGGCGATGTCGGCGGCGGTTTCCGCGGAGAGGTTCAGGTTCACCCCGCCCGCCAGCGCGAGCCGCGTCTCGCCGCGACGCAGGCTCTCCACGGCCATATGCACCGCGACCAGGGAGGATGCCTGGGCCGCGTCGACGGTCACGCTGGGACCGCTCAGGCCGAGCACATGGGAGAGCCGGTTCGCGATCATGCCGCGCTGGACGCCGGTCAGCGTGTGGTGCGAGCGGCCGCGGGCGCTGATCAGCGAGGCGTAGTCGGCGGACCCGGCGCCGATGAACGCGCCGACGGTGGCTCCCCGCAGGGTGGCGGGCACGATGCCCGCGTCCTCCAGCCCCTCCCAGCCCAGCTCCAGTATCAGCCGCTGCTGGGGGTCCATCGTCACGGCTTCGCGTGGCGAGATGCCGAAGAACGCGGGGTCGAAGCGGTCGACGTCGTCGATGAAGCCGCCGTGGCGGATGGCGGGCGGCATGGACGCGTCGTCGGTCCACCGCCCGGTGGGCACCTCGCTGATCGCCGAGACGCCCTCGCTCAGCAGCCGCCAGAACGCCTCGGGGTCGGGTGCCTGCGGAAAGCGGCAGGACATTCCGACAACGGCGATGGCCTCGTCCGGTTCCATGCTGTTCCTCGGGACGGAATCGTCGTTCACTGATCGCGCCCTCGGACCTGCCAGACCTGCGAGACCGACCGTCCGGGGTCCGCGGCGGCCGTGGAGACCACGGCCGTCACGTCGTCGCAGAACCGCTCGATCGTGGCGCGGTCGAAGAGGGACGTGCTGAACAGCACGGTGCCGGCGAGGCCGCCGTCCTCCGCGTTCTCGTACAGGTCGATCTCCATGTCCACGTTGACGGTCACCGGTGGGTGGGTCATCAGGAACGGTTCGGCGGTCAGCCCGGTGAGCATCAGCGGCCGCTGTGGGGTGTTGACGATCTGGAAGATCACCTTTACCGGCGGATCGTCCGACAGCCGCTGCCCGGCATGGCCGCCGGTGGGTTCGTCCGAGTGCTTGAGTACGGAGACGAACGGCAGGTCCTGGTGCGTAAAGGCGTCGGACATCGCATCGCGCACCACCGCCAGCAGTGTGCCGAAGTCGGTGGCGCCGGAGACCTCGGTGCGCAGCGCCAGCATCTTGGAGACGAGGCCCACCACGTTCTCCAGTTCGTCCCGGCCACGATTGGCCATGGGCACGCCGACGAGGACGTCCTGGTTGTCCGAGCGGGCGGCCATCACCACCTTCAGCGCGGTGAGCAGCGTCATGTACAAGGTGGCACTGGACGATTCGCCCAGCCGCCGGGCCGCCTCCACGGCGTCCTTCGGCAGTCGCCAGTGGTGGATGCCGCTCTCGTATCGGGCCGACGTGGCGCGGGGCCGGTCGGTGGGCAGTTCGGCGGGTGTCATTCCGTCGAAGTGCCGCCGCCAGTAGTCGAGTTGGCGTCGCAGCAGATCTCCGCGCAGCCACTCGCGCTCCCAGTTCGCCACATCGGCGTACTGGACGGGCACGGGTGGCAGATCGGGTTCGGCGCCGCGCAGCAGCGCCGAGTACACGACGGACAGATCGCGGACCAGCACACCCTGGGACCAGCCGTCGGTGACCAGATGGTGCAGGGTGAGCACCAGCACATGGTCGAGCTCGGCCAGGCGCAGTACGCGCAGCCTCGCCAGCGGGCCGCTCGTGAGATCGAAGGGCCGTGCCGCCTCCTGTCCGGCCAGTACGGCGGCTTCCGCCTCGTCGTCCGCCTCGGCCACCTCCACCTGGACCGGCACATGCGGCCGGATCACCTGGACGTATCCGTCGGCCTCCTTGACGAAGGTGGTGCGCAGGGCCTCATGCCGGTCGATCAGCAGGGCCATCGCCCGCCGCAGGCAGTCGAGGTCCAGTTCGCCCGACACCCGCACGGCCATGGGGATGTTCCAGTGCCCGGCGTCGAGGACATCGCCGAAGAAGAGGTCGGTCTGCTGCTGTGCGAAGGTGAGGGGGACCGGCTGATCGCGCCGGGCGGGGACCAGCGGCGGCAGCTCGGGTTCGGGAACGGACCGGGCCGCGGCGGTGAGCGTGGCCGCCAGTTCCCTGGGTGTGCGCTGCTGGAAAACGGTCTTCAGCGGTACGTCGACGCCAAGGGCGGTCCGGAGCCTGGCGACCACCCGGGTGGCGATGAGGGAATGGCCGCCCAGTGCGAAGAAGTCGTCGTCGATACCGACCCTGGTGGCGCCGAGCAGATCCGCGTAGACCCGGCAGACGGCCTCTTCCTCGGGGGTGCGGGGGGCGATGTAGCCGACCTCGAGCACGGTGCGCAGGTCGGGGGCGGGCAGCGCCTTCCGGTCGATTTTGCCGCCGGAGGTCAGGGGCATGGTGTCCAGCAGGACGAAAGCGGAGGGCACCATGTACTCGGGCACCGCGGACTCGACGTGCCGGCGCAGGGTTTCGGTCAGCCGGTCGTGCCGGTCCGCGGCGGTGGCATCGGCCACCACATAGGCCACCAGCCGCTTGTCCCCCGGGGTGTCCTCACGCACCATCACGGCCGTGTGGAGCACGTCCTGGTGCCTGGCGAGGATCGCCTCGATCTCGCCCGGTTCGATCCGGAAGCCACGGATCTTCACCTGGTCGTCGATCCGGCCGAGGTATTCCAGGTTGCCGTCGGGCAGCCAGCGCACCAGGTCGCCGGAGCGGTACATACGCGATCCATCGCCGCCGAACGGGTTCGCCACGAACCGGGAGGCGGTCAGATCCGGGCGGCCGAGATAGCCCCTGGCCAGGCCCGCTCCGGCCACGCACAGCTCACCGGGCACTCCCACGGGGACGGGCCGGAGCCGCCGGTCCACGACATACACCCGGGTGTTGCCGATCGGGCGGCCGATGGGGGCGGTGAGCGGCCACTCGGCCACCTCGGCGGGGAGCGAGTACGAGGTCACCACATGGGCTTCGCTGGGCCCGTAGTGGTTGTGCAGCCGCAGCTCGGGGCGGCGGGCGCACAGCTCGCGCAGATCGTGGTGGAGGGACAGGGGTTCACCGGCCTGTGAGAGATGGCGCAGCGCGGCCAGCTCGGTGCCGTGCGGATCCACCTCCTCCGAGATCGCCCGCAGCATCACATTCGGAACGAAGAGCTGGTCGATCTCGTGGGTGTGGATCCATCGGGCGAACTCGACGGGGTCCATGCGCAGTTCTTCGCCGGGGATGACGATCGTCTCGCCGTACAGCAGCGCCGAGAAGATCTCCTGGAGCGAGATGTCGAAGGTGAGCGTGGCGAACTGGGCCGTCTTGGCGTCGGGGCCGATCGGCAGGGCCTTCTTCTGCCAGGCCACCAGGTTGAGCACACAGGAGGCGGGCATGAGGATGCCCTTGGGGACTCCGGTGGAGCCGGAGGTGTAGATGACGTAGGCGAGGCTCTGGGCGCTGGGCCGTGCCGTGGGCGGGGTCGGGGGCCGGCTGGTGAGCGATGCGCGCTCGGCGTCGAGCAGGACGAGCCGGATCCCGGGCGTCCCGCCCTCCGTTTCGGAGGGCGTTTCGAGCAGGCTGGTGAAGCGCTGCTGGGTGACGGCGACGGTCACCCCGGCGTCGGCCAGTACGAACTGGATGCGGTCGCGGGGGTGGTTCGGGTCGATCGGCACATAGGCCGCTCCGAGCTTGAGGATCGCGAGGATGGCCACGATCATCTCGGCGCCGCGGTCGACACACAGCCCGACCAGGGTCTCGGGGCCGATCCCCCGGCTCTCCAGGAGGTGGGCGAGCTGGTTCGACCGCTGGTCCAGCTCGGCGTAGGTGATGCGGTCGGCGCCGCTGATCACGGCCACCGCGCCGGGGCGGCGCTCGGCCTGGGCGGTGAAGAGCGCGGGCAGCGATCCGGCCGGTACGGGGCCCGCGGTGTGGTTGAACTCCTCCAGGACCTTCGCCCGCTCGGCGTCGTCGAGCGGGGAGATCTCGGAGAGGGGCCGGTCCGGCTCGGCCAGAACACCTCGCAGGACGACGGTGACATGGTGCAGCAGCCGTTCGACGGTGCTCCTGTCGAACAGGGCCTTGCTGAAGACGATGTGACCGAGCACGCCGTCCTCGGTCTCGACGAGATGGACCTCCAGGTCCATGCGCGTGAGGATCCGGCCGTGGTCGTAGGGCTCGGTCTCCGCGCCGGGCAGGGCGAGCCGCTCCGCCGGTACGTTGATCATCTGGAAGAGCACCTGTACCAGCGGGTTCCGGGACAGGTCCCGCTCGGGGTGCACCTGCTCCACCAGATACTCGAAGGGCAGGTCGCCATGGGCGAAGGCACCGGCCGCCATGTCCCGGACCCGTGCCAGCAGTTGGCGGAAGGTGGGGTCGCCGGACAGGTCTGTCCGCAGCACCACGGTATTGACGAAGAACCCGATGAGGCCCTCGACCTCGGCGCGCCCCCGGTTGGCCACGGGGGTGCCCACCGTGATGTCGTCACTGTCCACATACCGGCCCAGGACCAGCTGGAAGGCGGCCAGCAAGGTCATGTAGAGGGTCGCGTTCTCACCGGCGCCCAGCCGGCGGGCGGCCTGGATCAGTTCGGCGGGCAGCTCCCAGCGCACCGCGTCGCCTTCCTGGCGGGCGACCGAGGGCCTGGGCCGGTCGGTGGGCAGCTCCAGCGCGGGCGCCATACCGTCGAGCCGCTTCGTCCAGTAGTCCAGCTGGCGGCGCAGGGTCGGACCGGACAGCCAGTCGCGCTCCCACTCCGCGTAGTCGGCGTACTGCACGGGCAGCGGCGGCAGCACGGGCTCCCGCCCGGCGTCGAACGCCTCGTACGCGGCGGACAGCTCACCCACGAGAATGCCCTGTGACCAGGCGTCCGTGGCCACATGGTGCACCGTCAGCAGCAGCACGTGGTCGTGTTCGTCCAGCCGCAGCACCTTGGCCCGCAGCAGGGGTCCGGTGCTCAGGTCGAAGGGCTCGGTGATCTCCGCTCCGGCCAGCTGCCGGACCGCGGCAAGCCGCTCCTCCTCCGGGCCGTCGGGCACCGATGCGATCCGCACCGGGACGGGGGCGGGGGGCTGGATCCGCTGCACCGGTTGGCCGCCGGTCTCGGTGAAGGTGGTGCGCAGCGCCTCGTGCCGGGCGACCACCAGCGAAAGGGCCCGGGAGAGATGAGCGACGTCCAGGCGGCCGCGCACCCGCACCGCGAAGGGGAGGTTGTACGAGGCGTTGCCGGGCTCCAGCTGGTCCAGAAACCACAGTCGTCGCTGCGCGAATGACACCCTCAGCTCACGGTCCCTGGCGACGGGCACCACACCCGTGGATTCCTTTCGCCTGGTGCGCTCGAAGAGATTGCTCATGGCCGCGCTGAGACCTTGGGATTTGGGCGCGCCTGATTGCCCCACAACACAGCCTTCCCCGACGACTGATGGAAATGGTTTTGCGCGATTATTTCGCTGATACTGCCACTGACGCTTGCCCAGCTATGGCGCGGACGCCGTTTAAAGAGAAGTCAGCACCGGTGCACCATCGCCCCGGCCCGCGCGGGTATTCGACGTGCGGCATACAAGGATCGTGAGTCCGGCGAAGCCCGCCTGTCGGCTGAAACTCACCGGGTGGGCGGCGTCAATATCCGAGGTGAGCATCCGGCGCGCCTCGAACTCTGCGGAGTGGGCGGGCGGTTGAGTGTCAGCGCGCGCACCGGCGCCCACCAGGCTCTTGCCGGATTCATGAGGCGGCAGCCATGCGGTGACGCCAGGGCCGGACAGGGAATTTCCGCGAAATCCGCCACGCTGCGGTGAGATGTCGCTTTCCTCGCGATCCTTGCGATCCTCGCGATCCGAGACAGCATTTCCTGAGGTCAACCGGTCGGTCATCCGGTCCATTAAGACAGCATGCGTAACCGGTCGCGCGATCCTGGTGATATCGGATGCGCGCAACGCCAAAACACTCACCACAGCCCCCGTTCGCCGTCCAGCGAGTCCCCTGAGGTGAACCTAGATCGTTGGCTGATCCGCTGTCAACCCGCACCTTTTCGGCGATAAATAGCGGGAGTTGCCGACCTGCGAGAACTCACCGGCCCGCGTGATCCGCCAGTCGTCGGTGACGCGAGGTGATTTCGGTCACCATGCCCATTTGGGTGTCCAGGCGTCGGTGTCGCGGTGGCCGGGCGGCGCGGAGGCCAGGTGGTCGCGGAGCGCGCTGAGGGCGGGGTGCGGGTTGTCGCGGTGCCAGATCAGCGCATGCGGGTAGACCGGGGTCGGGTGGCGCACCGCGATGCGCCGCAGCCCGTAGTCGGCGGGCCAGACCAGGCGGGTCCGTTCGCCGACGAAGGTCGCCAGCGTCGAGGAGTCGGCGATCGTGTCGAGGAGCGGCTCGGGCCCGAAGTACGGGCCGATCGCGTCGATGGTGATCCCGAACGCGGCGGCGAGGTCGT contains:
- a CDS encoding non-ribosomal peptide synthetase produces the protein MSNLFERTRRKESTGVVPVARDRELRVSFAQRRLWFLDQLEPGNASYNLPFAVRVRGRLDVAHLSRALSLVVARHEALRTTFTETGGQPVQRIQPPAPVPVRIASVPDGPEEERLAAVRQLAGAEITEPFDLSTGPLLRAKVLRLDEHDHVLLLTVHHVATDAWSQGILVGELSAAYEAFDAGREPVLPPLPVQYADYAEWERDWLSGPTLRRQLDYWTKRLDGMAPALELPTDRPRPSVARQEGDAVRWELPAELIQAARRLGAGENATLYMTLLAAFQLVLGRYVDSDDITVGTPVANRGRAEVEGLIGFFVNTVVLRTDLSGDPTFRQLLARVRDMAAGAFAHGDLPFEYLVEQVHPERDLSRNPLVQVLFQMINVPAERLALPGAETEPYDHGRILTRMDLEVHLVETEDGVLGHIVFSKALFDRSTVERLLHHVTVVLRGVLAEPDRPLSEISPLDDAERAKVLEEFNHTAGPVPAGSLPALFTAQAERRPGAVAVISGADRITYAELDQRSNQLAHLLESRGIGPETLVGLCVDRGAEMIVAILAILKLGAAYVPIDPNHPRDRIQFVLADAGVTVAVTQQRFTSLLETPSETEGGTPGIRLVLLDAERASLTSRPPTPPTARPSAQSLAYVIYTSGSTGVPKGILMPASCVLNLVAWQKKALPIGPDAKTAQFATLTFDISLQEIFSALLYGETIVIPGEELRMDPVEFARWIHTHEIDQLFVPNVMLRAISEEVDPHGTELAALRHLSQAGEPLSLHHDLRELCARRPELRLHNHYGPSEAHVVTSYSLPAEVAEWPLTAPIGRPIGNTRVYVVDRRLRPVPVGVPGELCVAGAGLARGYLGRPDLTASRFVANPFGGDGSRMYRSGDLVRWLPDGNLEYLGRIDDQVKIRGFRIEPGEIEAILARHQDVLHTAVMVREDTPGDKRLVAYVVADATAADRHDRLTETLRRHVESAVPEYMVPSAFVLLDTMPLTSGGKIDRKALPAPDLRTVLEVGYIAPRTPEEEAVCRVYADLLGATRVGIDDDFFALGGHSLIATRVVARLRTALGVDVPLKTVFQQRTPRELAATLTAAARSVPEPELPPLVPARRDQPVPLTFAQQQTDLFFGDVLDAGHWNIPMAVRVSGELDLDCLRRAMALLIDRHEALRTTFVKEADGYVQVIRPHVPVQVEVAEADDEAEAAVLAGQEAARPFDLTSGPLARLRVLRLAELDHVLVLTLHHLVTDGWSQGVLVRDLSVVYSALLRGAEPDLPPVPVQYADVANWEREWLRGDLLRRQLDYWRRHFDGMTPAELPTDRPRATSARYESGIHHWRLPKDAVEAARRLGESSSATLYMTLLTALKVVMAARSDNQDVLVGVPMANRGRDELENVVGLVSKMLALRTEVSGATDFGTLLAVVRDAMSDAFTHQDLPFVSVLKHSDEPTGGHAGQRLSDDPPVKVIFQIVNTPQRPLMLTGLTAEPFLMTHPPVTVNVDMEIDLYENAEDGGLAGTVLFSTSLFDRATIERFCDDVTAVVSTAAADPGRSVSQVWQVRGRDQ